In Hirundo rustica isolate bHirRus1 chromosome 2, bHirRus1.pri.v3, whole genome shotgun sequence, one genomic interval encodes:
- the LOC120749151 gene encoding taste receptor type 2 member 40-like, with amino-acid sequence MLPPPLIVSISIVAIEVLVGFIGNGFITTVNIINWIKTKKTSSADMILIFLSTSRFILQATVLMHIYSLYFADVLKLASVYKDFGAVWMFVNHSSLWFSTWLYVLYCVKIINITHRLLLQVKRRIAGMVPWLLLGSLVISSMTSLPLLWITPSTYLCSSAGNCRENSTAHIMDWDSSYLCLLLLYFVGCFFPLVLSVVTSALLITSLWKHRKTMQCYANTFRDAMVDVHLTAIKSIISFLILYLSSFVAQILLILSTSQSKDVVKIAVSLVVAGAYPSMHSIILIIVNSKLKLAFRKLFLHFKCH; translated from the coding sequence ATGTTGCCACCACCTCTTATCGTTTCAATAAGCATTGTAGCTATTGAAGTTCTTGTTGGATTTATTGGAAATGGATTTATTACAACTGTTAATATCATTAATTggatcaaaaccaaaaaaacatcTTCTGCTGATATGATCCTGATCTTTCTGAGCACATCAAGATTTATCTTGCAGGCGACAGTCCTGATGCACATCTACAGTCTCTACTTTGCAGATGTGTTAAAGCTGGCTTCAGTGTACAAGGACTTTGGTGCTGTGTGGATGTTTGTAAACCATAGCAGCCTGTGGTTCAGTACCTGGCTCTACGTACTGTACTGTGTAAAAATAATCAACATCacccacaggctgctgctgcaagtCAAGCGCAGAATAGCTGGGATGGTCCCATGGCTTCTTCTTGGATCGCTGGTGATCTCTTCTATGACTTCTCTTCCTTTACTATGGATTACACCCAGCACTTACCTGTGCAGCTCAGCAGGGAACTGCAGAGAAAATAGCACAGCTCATATCATGGACTGGGATAGTTCATATCTCTGCTTGCTGCTTCTTTACTTTGTaggttgttttttccctctagTACTCTCCGTGGTGACCTCAGCTCTGTTAATTACTTCTCTGTGGAAACACAGAAAGACGATGCAATGTTATGCAAATACTTTCAGGGATGCTATGGTAGATGTTCACCTAACTGCTATTAAATccattatttctttcttaatcCTGTATCTTTCCAGTTTTGTAGCTCAAATTCTGTTGATACTGTCGACATCTCAAAGTAAAGATGTGGTGAAAATTGCAGTATCCTTAGTTGTAGCTGGGGCGTATCCTTCCATGCACTCAATTATCCTGATCATAGTCAATTCAAAACTGAAATTGGCATTTAGGaagcttttccttcattttaagTGCCATTAA